The following proteins are encoded in a genomic region of Micromonospora olivasterospora:
- a CDS encoding Gfo/Idh/MocA family protein yields MRACRVGLVGAGGVAQRHARVLDGFADVEILGVTDVTRDAAAELADAYGARAFLDVDELLAAGPDAVYVCVPPFAHGPVEEAVVAAGVPMFVEKPVALDLDTAERIADLVARRGLLTGVGHHWRYLHVVEQARELLADRPVRMVGGSWLDRVPPVAWWARRDRSGGPVVEQAAHVLDLMRLLVGEVAEVSAYGDGTPPPVEGADVDSVTTAALRFAEGAVGTLAAACVLGWKHRAGLEIVADGLALSLAEDGLTICAEDGERYLPADPDGARVAVDRAFVDAVRGVGDDVRVPYAEALGTQRLALAVAESARTGRPVSLPTGPAGLPRVAVTGPAPSGVGFDA; encoded by the coding sequence ATGCGCGCGTGCCGGGTGGGACTGGTGGGGGCCGGCGGGGTGGCGCAGCGCCACGCCCGGGTGTTGGACGGCTTCGCCGACGTGGAGATCCTCGGCGTCACCGACGTGACGCGGGACGCGGCGGCCGAGCTGGCCGACGCGTACGGTGCGCGGGCCTTCCTCGACGTGGACGAGCTGCTGGCGGCCGGGCCCGACGCCGTCTACGTGTGCGTGCCGCCGTTCGCGCACGGGCCGGTGGAGGAGGCGGTGGTGGCCGCCGGGGTGCCGATGTTCGTGGAGAAGCCGGTCGCGCTGGACCTGGACACCGCCGAGCGGATCGCCGACCTGGTGGCCCGGCGCGGGCTGCTCACCGGCGTCGGGCACCACTGGCGGTACCTGCACGTGGTGGAGCAGGCCCGGGAACTGCTCGCCGACCGGCCGGTGCGCATGGTCGGCGGCTCCTGGCTGGACCGGGTGCCCCCGGTGGCCTGGTGGGCCCGGCGGGACCGCTCCGGCGGCCCGGTGGTCGAGCAGGCCGCGCACGTGCTGGACCTGATGCGCCTGCTGGTCGGCGAGGTGGCCGAGGTCAGCGCGTACGGCGACGGCACCCCGCCGCCGGTCGAGGGAGCCGACGTCGACTCGGTCACCACCGCCGCGCTGCGCTTCGCCGAGGGGGCGGTGGGCACCCTCGCCGCGGCCTGCGTGCTCGGCTGGAAGCACCGGGCGGGCCTGGAGATCGTGGCCGACGGGCTGGCCCTGTCGCTGGCCGAGGACGGGCTGACAATCTGCGCCGAGGACGGCGAGCGGTACCTGCCCGCCGACCCCGACGGCGCCCGGGTGGCCGTCGACCGGGCCTTCGTCGACGCGGTCCGCGGGGTGGGCGACGACGTCCGTGTCCCGTACGCCGAGGCGCTCGGCACCCAGCGGCTGGCCCTCGCGGTGGCCGAGTCGGCCCGCACCGGCCGCCCCGTGTCGCTGCCCACCGGGCCGGCGGGGTTGCCGCGGGTCGCCGTCACCGGGCCGGCGCCGTCCGGGGTGGGCTTCGATGCGTGA
- a CDS encoding ATP-binding protein — translation MTGACRRARELVSDACARWHLPELVAPASVVLTELVGNVVRHAGTPMQVTLTLRRPYLQVAVTDGSRRDIRPVPAPDVRAEGGRGLLLVRELARRWGIAPLGDGKVVWALLPAA, via the coding sequence GTGACCGGCGCCTGCCGGCGGGCCCGCGAGCTGGTCTCCGACGCCTGTGCGCGGTGGCACCTGCCGGAGTTGGTCGCCCCGGCCTCGGTCGTGCTCACCGAACTGGTCGGCAACGTCGTCCGGCACGCCGGGACGCCGATGCAGGTGACCCTCACGCTGCGCCGGCCGTACCTGCAGGTGGCCGTCACCGACGGCAGCCGGCGGGACATCCGGCCCGTGCCGGCGCCCGATGTGCGCGCCGAGGGCGGCCGGGGACTGCTGCTGGTACGGGAGTTGGCCCGCCGCTGGGGCATTGCCCCGCTGGGCGACGGGAAGGTCGTGTGGGCCCTGCTGCCGGCGGCGTGA
- a CDS encoding STAS domain-containing protein — protein MSRMTCEVREGSPVTVVRLHGGLDLSSMRSVHRALDRCLVAQPDALVVDLGDVTVRDRLALSVFAAAARRAAGWPAVPFVLCAPPPEAASWLAESTAGRAVPVRRDVAEAARTAGAPPRPAYGPGWSP, from the coding sequence ATGAGCCGGATGACGTGCGAGGTCCGCGAGGGCTCGCCCGTGACCGTCGTACGGCTGCACGGCGGCCTCGACCTGAGCAGCATGCGGTCGGTGCACCGCGCCCTGGACCGGTGCCTCGTCGCCCAGCCGGACGCGCTGGTGGTCGACCTGGGCGACGTCACGGTCCGGGATCGGCTGGCGCTGTCGGTGTTCGCCGCGGCCGCCCGCCGGGCGGCCGGCTGGCCGGCCGTGCCGTTCGTGCTCTGCGCCCCGCCGCCGGAGGCGGCGAGTTGGCTGGCCGAGTCAACCGCCGGCCGTGCGGTGCCCGTCCGGCGCGACGTCGCCGAGGCCGCCCGCACGGCCGGGGCGCCGCCGCGCCCCGCCTACGGGCCCGGCTGGAGCCCGTGA
- a CDS encoding alpha/beta fold hydrolase, with protein MFDGFALEEIDVGEVRLRVRHGGSGPPVVLLHGHPRTHATWHRVAPLLAREHTVICPDLRGYGGSSKPPGDPGHTTYAKRAMARDAVGLLDALGHDRAAVVGHDRGCYAAMRTALDHPDRVSRLGVLDGVPIGEALARADARFAARWWHWFFLGQSDKPAERVINVDPDAWYGGSPAGMGEEAYADYRRAIHDPATVHAMCEDYRAGLGPDRAADDADRAAGRRIGCPVLFCWSERDDMVDLYGDPAAIWRDWADDVRTASIDSGHHMAEEAPEQLAAVLAAFLAA; from the coding sequence GTGTTCGACGGGTTCGCGCTGGAGGAGATCGACGTCGGCGAGGTCCGGCTGCGGGTACGCCACGGCGGGTCCGGGCCGCCGGTGGTGCTGCTGCACGGGCACCCGCGTACCCACGCGACCTGGCACCGGGTCGCGCCACTGCTGGCGCGGGAGCACACGGTCATCTGCCCCGACCTGCGCGGCTACGGCGGCTCGTCGAAGCCGCCGGGCGACCCCGGGCACACCACGTACGCGAAACGGGCGATGGCCCGCGACGCGGTCGGCCTGCTCGACGCGCTGGGGCACGACCGGGCGGCGGTGGTCGGCCACGACCGGGGCTGCTACGCGGCGATGCGGACGGCGCTGGACCACCCGGACCGGGTGAGCCGGCTCGGGGTGCTCGACGGGGTGCCGATCGGCGAGGCCCTGGCCCGCGCCGACGCCCGGTTCGCCGCGCGCTGGTGGCACTGGTTCTTCCTCGGCCAGTCCGACAAGCCCGCGGAGCGGGTGATCAACGTCGATCCCGACGCCTGGTACGGCGGGTCGCCGGCCGGGATGGGCGAGGAGGCGTACGCCGACTACCGCCGGGCGATCCACGACCCGGCCACCGTGCACGCGATGTGCGAGGACTACCGCGCCGGGCTGGGCCCGGACCGGGCGGCGGACGACGCCGACCGGGCCGCGGGGCGGCGGATCGGCTGCCCGGTGCTGTTCTGCTGGTCGGAGCGGGACGACATGGTCGACTTGTACGGCGACCCGGCGGCGATCTGGCGGGACTGGGCCGACGACGTGCGGACCGCGTCGATCGACTCCGGGCACCACATGGCCGAGGAGGCCCCGGAGCAGCTCGCCGCCGTGCTGGCGGCGTTCCTGGCCGCCTGA
- a CDS encoding glucosyl-3-phosphoglycerate synthase codes for MEAWATYRTSSAADWAPGRLLRAKGDSRVSVVLPARNEEATVGAIVSTIRQHLMDRVALVDELIVVDSRSTDQTARVARAAGAEVVSQDEMTSGLPRLTGKGDALWAGLAAAEGDVVAFVDADLRDFRSHFVVGLLGPLLTDPSVDFVKGFYHRPLVGAASVEADGGGRVTELMARPLLNLFWPELAGFVQPLAGEYAGRRDVLEQVPFVSGYGVETAMLIDLLDLVGLDALAQVDLGERTHRHQDTAALGRMSAQIMLTAWSRLQRRGWASPGTAPAALLTQFRRGGSDALPALEREIVVSDVSVEERPPLAQLRHRIPRRRVAAA; via the coding sequence GTGGAGGCATGGGCGACGTACCGGACCAGCTCGGCGGCCGATTGGGCGCCGGGTCGGCTGCTGCGCGCCAAGGGTGACAGCCGGGTCAGCGTGGTGCTGCCGGCCCGCAACGAGGAGGCGACGGTCGGGGCGATCGTGTCGACGATCCGCCAGCACCTGATGGACCGGGTGGCCCTGGTCGACGAGCTGATCGTGGTGGACTCGCGGTCGACCGACCAGACGGCGCGGGTGGCCCGGGCGGCCGGCGCGGAGGTGGTCAGCCAGGACGAGATGACCAGTGGGCTGCCCCGGCTGACCGGCAAGGGCGACGCGCTGTGGGCGGGCCTGGCGGCGGCCGAGGGGGACGTGGTCGCGTTCGTCGACGCCGACCTGCGCGACTTCCGGTCGCACTTCGTGGTGGGCCTGCTCGGGCCGCTGCTGACCGACCCCTCGGTGGACTTCGTGAAGGGCTTCTACCACCGGCCGCTGGTCGGCGCGGCCAGCGTGGAGGCCGACGGCGGCGGGCGGGTGACCGAGCTGATGGCCCGCCCGCTGCTCAACCTGTTCTGGCCGGAGCTGGCCGGGTTCGTCCAGCCCCTCGCCGGCGAGTACGCGGGCCGGCGTGACGTGCTGGAACAGGTCCCGTTCGTCTCCGGGTACGGGGTGGAGACGGCGATGCTGATCGACCTGCTCGACCTGGTCGGCCTGGACGCGTTGGCCCAGGTGGATCTCGGCGAGCGCACGCACCGCCACCAGGACACCGCCGCGCTGGGCCGGATGTCGGCGCAGATCATGCTGACCGCGTGGTCGCGGTTGCAGCGGCGCGGGTGGGCCAGTCCGGGCACCGCGCCGGCGGCCCTGCTCACCCAGTTCCGGCGGGGCGGCTCCGACGCGCTGCCCGCCCTGGAGCGGGAGATCGTGGTCAGCGACGTCTCCGTGGAGGAGCGTCCGCCGCTGGCGCAGCTGCGCCACCGGATACCCCGCCGGCGGGTCGCCGCGGCGTGA
- a CDS encoding DUF3817 domain-containing protein yields the protein MREKLTKLFVAAAIAEAGSWLALLAGMAVKYGPPANEIGVKIFGPIHGGLFVAYVALVLVVARLHRWRPLPVLGALVCAVPPFATLFFERWARRRGMLRTAPEPARPLTPVG from the coding sequence ATGCGGGAAAAGTTGACCAAGCTGTTCGTCGCGGCGGCGATCGCCGAGGCGGGATCGTGGCTGGCGCTGCTGGCCGGCATGGCGGTCAAGTACGGCCCGCCGGCCAACGAGATCGGCGTGAAGATCTTCGGGCCGATCCACGGCGGGCTGTTCGTCGCGTACGTCGCCCTGGTGCTCGTGGTCGCCCGGCTGCACCGGTGGCGCCCGCTGCCCGTGCTCGGGGCGCTGGTCTGCGCCGTCCCGCCGTTCGCCACCCTGTTCTTCGAGCGCTGGGCCCGGCGCCGGGGGATGCTGCGGACGGCGCCGGAGCCGGCCCGCCCGCTGACCCCGGTGGGCTGA
- a CDS encoding IS701 family transposase — protein sequence MTPEQVEKVRPRLVEFTAAMLDGAVRRSDQRVKGELYMRGLLTDGARKSMQPMAERLGVDHQQLQQFITSSTWDYTAVRANVARWAVDAIDPAAYVIDDSGFPKDGTASPCVARQYSGTLGKTGNCQIGVSVQAVTDTASVAANWRLFCPRSWDDTMVADPDRAAAVRARRGRARLPDDVRHREKWRLALDMLDQMIDLWGLPRLPVAADSGYGDCTLFRLGLAERGLRYVVQVDPTATAHPADAVPVTAAYSGRGRPPRPAYPDPPVTLKDLVLAAGRGTARQVTWRRGSRRSTTNPTAAMRSHFLRLRIRPANRDIPRGGDGSLPEYWLIAEWPPGADEPVKYWLSNMQPRTSLKTLVRLGKIRWRVEHDYRELKAGLGIDHFEGRSFTGWHRHVTLTVLAQAFCTLLRLDPEADAPA from the coding sequence GTGACTCCGGAGCAGGTCGAGAAGGTGCGTCCGCGGCTGGTCGAGTTCACCGCGGCGATGTTGGATGGTGCGGTTCGGCGTTCGGATCAGCGGGTCAAGGGCGAGTTGTACATGCGTGGCCTGCTCACCGATGGGGCGCGGAAGTCGATGCAGCCGATGGCGGAACGCCTCGGCGTCGATCATCAGCAGTTGCAGCAGTTCATCACGTCCTCGACGTGGGACTACACGGCGGTGCGGGCGAACGTGGCACGGTGGGCGGTCGACGCGATCGACCCGGCCGCGTACGTGATCGACGACTCGGGCTTCCCGAAGGACGGCACCGCCTCGCCGTGTGTGGCCCGCCAGTACTCGGGCACCCTGGGCAAGACCGGCAACTGTCAGATCGGGGTAAGCGTCCAGGCGGTCACCGACACCGCGTCGGTGGCCGCGAACTGGCGGTTGTTCTGTCCGCGATCGTGGGACGACACCATGGTCGCCGATCCCGACCGGGCCGCGGCGGTGCGGGCTCGGCGGGGCCGGGCCCGCCTGCCCGACGATGTGCGGCACCGGGAGAAATGGCGCCTCGCGCTGGACATGCTCGACCAGATGATCGACCTGTGGGGGCTGCCGAGACTGCCGGTGGCCGCGGACTCCGGCTACGGCGACTGCACCCTGTTCCGGCTCGGCCTGGCCGAACGTGGCCTGCGCTACGTGGTCCAGGTCGACCCGACCGCCACCGCCCACCCCGCCGACGCGGTCCCGGTCACCGCGGCCTACTCCGGACGGGGCCGCCCACCCCGCCCGGCCTACCCCGACCCGCCGGTCACCCTCAAGGACCTGGTCCTGGCCGCGGGCCGCGGCACCGCACGGCAGGTCACCTGGCGGCGCGGCAGCCGGCGCAGCACAACGAACCCGACCGCGGCGATGCGTTCGCACTTCCTACGGCTACGCATCCGCCCCGCGAACCGGGACATCCCCCGCGGCGGCGACGGCAGCCTGCCCGAATACTGGTTGATCGCCGAATGGCCACCCGGCGCCGACGAGCCAGTCAAGTACTGGCTGTCCAACATGCAGCCACGCACATCACTCAAGACACTGGTCCGACTCGGAAAGATCCGCTGGCGGGTCGAACACGACTACCGCGAACTCAAGGCAGGCCTGGGCATCGACCACTTCGAAGGCCGCAGCTTCACCGGCTGGCATCGCCACGTCACCCTCACCGTGCTCGCCCAAGCCTTCTGCACCCTGCTACGCCTGGACCCAGAAGCGGATGCGCCGGCCTGA
- a CDS encoding Vms1/Ankzf1 family peptidyl-tRNA hydrolase, with product MQLSFLRPLYDRPGPWCSVYLDASRDTQDSRPGVDLRWRALKGDLLNQGADAATVDAVEQVVRRHDPLPGDYGIAVFATRGRPVFTEYLSAPPLRDLASWSELPHTMPLLAQRGEQVAWVRVLADRSGADAVAVSAGGVPRKAHVKGREDFQLRRVNPGGWSQSRYQRAAMEAWHHNAGDAAAATVELAEQVGAEVLVVAGDVRATGMIAAQLPERWQDVVVRTDAGSRTDGADPMRMDDVTVQTIAEVADQRINSALDRFGMQEDVGAGLDAVVSALRRNQVDTMLIVDDPSSTEQLWIGPEPTHIATDPAQLAAMSVLDPHRVRADAALVRALVGTHAELAVLGPDEAPDLTDGVGAVLRYVDASTPGRGHDTRDA from the coding sequence ATGCAGCTGTCCTTCCTGCGCCCGCTCTACGACCGTCCCGGGCCGTGGTGCTCGGTCTACCTCGACGCGTCCCGGGACACCCAGGACTCCCGACCGGGAGTGGACCTACGCTGGCGGGCACTCAAGGGCGACCTGCTCAACCAGGGCGCCGACGCGGCGACCGTGGACGCCGTCGAGCAGGTCGTCCGACGGCACGACCCGCTGCCGGGCGACTACGGCATCGCCGTCTTCGCCACCCGGGGCCGGCCCGTGTTCACCGAGTACCTGTCGGCGCCGCCGCTGCGCGACCTGGCGTCCTGGTCCGAGCTGCCGCACACGATGCCGCTGCTCGCCCAGCGCGGCGAGCAGGTCGCCTGGGTGCGCGTCCTGGCCGACCGGAGCGGCGCCGACGCCGTCGCGGTCAGCGCCGGCGGCGTGCCCCGCAAGGCGCACGTCAAGGGCCGGGAGGACTTCCAGCTGCGCCGGGTCAACCCGGGCGGCTGGTCGCAGTCGCGCTACCAGCGGGCCGCCATGGAGGCGTGGCACCACAACGCGGGCGACGCCGCGGCGGCCACCGTCGAACTGGCCGAGCAGGTCGGCGCGGAGGTGCTGGTGGTGGCCGGCGACGTCCGGGCCACCGGGATGATCGCCGCCCAGCTTCCCGAGCGCTGGCAGGACGTGGTGGTCCGCACCGACGCCGGGTCGCGAACCGACGGCGCCGACCCGATGCGGATGGACGACGTCACCGTGCAGACCATCGCCGAGGTGGCCGACCAGCGGATCAACAGCGCGCTGGACCGCTTCGGGATGCAGGAGGACGTCGGCGCGGGGCTGGACGCCGTCGTCTCGGCGCTGCGGCGCAACCAGGTCGACACGATGCTCATCGTCGACGACCCGTCCTCGACGGAGCAGCTGTGGATCGGGCCGGAGCCGACCCACATCGCCACCGACCCCGCCCAGCTGGCCGCGATGTCGGTGCTCGACCCGCACCGGGTGCGCGCCGACGCCGCCCTGGTCCGGGCGCTGGTCGGCACCCACGCGGAGCTGGCCGTGCTGGGACCCGACGAGGCCCCGGACCTGACCGACGGGGTGGGCGCCGTGCTGCGCTACGTCGACGCCTCCACCCCCGGCCGGGGCCACGACACCCGCGACGCCTGA
- a CDS encoding SigB/SigF/SigG family RNA polymerase sigma factor, translating into MFGQTTTTTPPPTDRGLEDLDAAALAYAARIEGLPPERRQEARDDLVRFALPFAGRLARRYRGRGEPLEDLEQVARLGLVNAVDRYDPERGSFTAYAAITIVGEIKRHFRDRTWGVHVPRRLRDLILEVGQATAALTSELSRAPTVAELAERLETPEEEILAALESAAGYSPASLNAPVGGESSAEFGDLVGESDNALESVDDRVTVSGLLHRLPWRERRILAMRFYGNQTQAEIAARFGISQMHVSRLLSRALTWLRQAMLADAPPPWQNGAAEGEPTRTRTRRRPSRSAATEV; encoded by the coding sequence ATGTTCGGACAGACCACCACGACCACACCACCACCCACCGACCGGGGCCTGGAGGACCTCGACGCGGCGGCGCTGGCGTACGCGGCGCGGATCGAGGGCCTGCCCCCGGAACGGCGGCAGGAGGCGCGCGACGACCTGGTGCGCTTCGCGCTGCCGTTCGCCGGCCGGCTCGCCCGCCGGTACCGGGGGCGGGGTGAGCCGTTGGAGGATCTGGAGCAGGTGGCCCGCCTCGGCCTGGTCAACGCCGTCGACCGGTACGACCCGGAACGCGGCTCGTTCACCGCGTACGCGGCCATCACCATCGTCGGGGAGATCAAGCGGCACTTCCGCGACCGGACCTGGGGCGTGCACGTGCCCCGCCGGCTGCGCGACCTGATCCTGGAGGTCGGGCAGGCCACCGCGGCGCTGACCAGCGAGCTGTCCCGGGCCCCCACGGTCGCCGAGTTGGCCGAGCGGCTGGAGACGCCGGAGGAGGAGATCCTCGCGGCGCTGGAGTCCGCCGCCGGGTACAGCCCGGCGTCGCTGAACGCGCCGGTCGGCGGGGAGAGCTCGGCGGAGTTCGGCGACCTGGTCGGGGAGTCCGACAACGCCCTGGAGTCGGTCGACGACCGGGTGACCGTCAGCGGGCTGCTGCACCGGCTGCCCTGGCGGGAGCGGCGCATCCTGGCGATGCGCTTCTACGGCAACCAGACGCAGGCGGAGATAGCCGCCCGCTTCGGCATCTCCCAGATGCACGTCTCCCGGCTGCTGTCCCGGGCGTTGACCTGGCTGCGCCAGGCGATGCTGGCCGACGCCCCGCCGCCGTGGCAGAACGGCGCCGCCGAGGGAGAGCCGACGAGGACGCGAACGCGCCGGCGGCCGAGCCGGTCCGCCGCGACTGAGGTGTGA
- a CDS encoding XRE family transcriptional regulator, which translates to MTVVIEGRARQVRLGRRALLQAVSGSLVAPFVGVDAALGADTAYVDPALVEHFAMLRSVLVESDNRVGAAAILPTARQQIGHIAGFRAAARGDLHDAFLRTEERWAEFAGWLSDDLGDRVAGDWWLAQALTMAQEAGDAEFTTYVFARMAQRAAEATDRDRVLGLARAAGCSGNGRGQVRAFVALQSAHGHAIAGNTAGFQAAVDDAHHLVAGAVDDGGSLGSFCTTAYVWAQEGDGWHRLGRPRAAVGCFNRALDAWPDSYRRERGLYLARTAAAYAAAGEPGRAAAAALAALELGRLTRSARTTREVTAVGSQLTAVFPTESGVADLRAALAASPQPT; encoded by the coding sequence GTGACGGTGGTGATCGAGGGACGAGCGCGGCAGGTTCGGCTCGGCCGCCGCGCGCTATTGCAGGCGGTGTCTGGCAGCCTGGTGGCGCCGTTTGTTGGTGTGGATGCTGCGCTCGGGGCGGACACGGCTTACGTCGATCCTGCGCTCGTCGAGCACTTTGCGATGCTGCGGTCCGTTCTCGTCGAATCTGACAACCGTGTTGGCGCTGCGGCGATCCTGCCGACGGCTCGGCAGCAAATCGGCCACATCGCTGGTTTCCGTGCAGCCGCCCGGGGCGACCTGCACGACGCGTTCCTGCGCACCGAGGAACGGTGGGCAGAGTTCGCTGGCTGGCTCAGCGACGACCTGGGTGACCGCGTCGCTGGTGACTGGTGGCTCGCGCAGGCGCTGACCATGGCGCAGGAAGCTGGCGACGCGGAGTTCACCACTTACGTGTTCGCCCGTATGGCGCAACGCGCGGCCGAGGCCACCGACCGGGACCGGGTGCTCGGACTCGCCCGCGCGGCCGGGTGCAGCGGCAACGGCCGGGGCCAGGTCCGGGCGTTCGTGGCGCTGCAAAGCGCGCACGGCCACGCCATCGCGGGTAACACCGCCGGATTCCAAGCTGCGGTCGACGACGCGCATCACCTTGTCGCGGGTGCCGTCGATGACGGCGGCAGCCTCGGCTCTTTCTGCACCACTGCATACGTATGGGCGCAGGAAGGCGACGGGTGGCACCGGCTGGGGCGCCCACGCGCCGCTGTCGGGTGCTTCAACCGGGCTCTCGACGCGTGGCCGGATTCCTACCGGCGGGAGCGGGGCTTGTACCTGGCACGAACTGCTGCCGCGTACGCCGCTGCTGGTGAGCCCGGGCGCGCCGCTGCCGCTGCCCTCGCAGCTCTCGAACTGGGCCGCCTCACCCGGTCGGCGCGCACTACGCGTGAAGTCACTGCCGTCGGCAGCCAGCTCACGGCCGTGTTCCCCACGGAGTCCGGCGTGGCGGACCTGC
- a CDS encoding glycosyltransferase: protein MSLTVLMNAGPWLSVPPPGYGGIENVIATLVPELRRLGVRVVLASVAASTLPADERFHVFDDGQFPALQRPYNQVCGVSQAHLGGVARLLRTRDDIDLVHDHVEAVGLATLAAMGPDAPPVLHTLHWDLAKHPELYGNLDGGDRLRVNGVSAAQLARAPRALREHSVGHVYLATPLAVGAAGRRPVGKGDHLVTLGRIYPGKGQDLAARIARTVGVPLVLAGPVGPYHRPEDLAAAGEEARQNPDVRFFYDEVAPHIDGDLVRWVGTVAGRERDDLVAGARAALFPLRWEEPGGTAVVEALALGTPVVATARGCLPELVEHGRTGLLADAEEELADLVLAAGLLDAAECRREAAARFTPAVMAEHYVGLYDAVRRLAAARHPQAA, encoded by the coding sequence ATGAGCCTGACCGTGCTGATGAACGCCGGCCCGTGGCTGTCCGTGCCGCCGCCCGGCTACGGCGGGATCGAGAACGTCATCGCCACCCTCGTGCCGGAGCTGCGGCGGCTCGGCGTACGGGTGGTGCTCGCCTCGGTGGCCGCCAGCACCCTGCCGGCGGACGAGCGCTTCCACGTCTTCGACGACGGGCAGTTCCCCGCCCTGCAACGGCCGTACAACCAGGTCTGCGGCGTCTCCCAGGCGCACCTCGGCGGGGTGGCGCGGCTGCTGCGTACCCGCGACGACATCGACCTGGTGCACGACCACGTCGAGGCCGTCGGCCTGGCCACCCTCGCCGCCATGGGCCCGGACGCCCCGCCGGTGCTGCACACCCTGCACTGGGACCTGGCCAAGCACCCCGAGCTGTACGGCAACCTCGACGGCGGCGACCGGCTCCGGGTCAACGGGGTGTCCGCCGCCCAGCTGGCGCGTGCCCCGCGGGCGCTGCGCGAGCACTCGGTCGGCCACGTGTACCTGGCCACCCCGCTGGCGGTCGGGGCGGCCGGCCGCCGCCCGGTGGGCAAGGGCGACCACCTCGTGACGCTCGGCCGGATCTATCCCGGCAAGGGCCAGGACCTGGCCGCCCGCATCGCCCGGACGGTCGGCGTGCCGCTGGTGCTCGCCGGGCCGGTCGGGCCGTACCACCGGCCGGAGGACCTGGCCGCGGCGGGCGAGGAGGCCCGGCAGAACCCGGACGTGCGGTTCTTCTACGACGAGGTGGCCCCGCACATCGACGGCGACCTGGTGCGCTGGGTCGGCACGGTCGCCGGGCGGGAGCGCGACGACCTGGTGGCGGGCGCCCGCGCCGCGCTGTTCCCGCTGCGCTGGGAGGAACCCGGCGGCACGGCCGTGGTGGAGGCGCTGGCCCTGGGCACCCCGGTGGTGGCCACCGCCCGGGGCTGCCTGCCGGAGCTGGTCGAGCACGGCCGCACCGGGCTGCTCGCCGACGCCGAGGAGGAGCTGGCCGACCTGGTGCTGGCCGCCGGCCTGCTGGACGCCGCCGAGTGCCGGCGCGAGGCCGCGGCGCGGTTCACCCCGGCGGTGATGGCCGAGCACTACGTCGGCCTGTACGACGCGGTCCGCCGGCTCGCCGCCGCCCGCCACCCGCAGGCCGCCTGA
- a CDS encoding DUF4383 domain-containing protein has translation MAHSRARRNPADGRALVQRTAAVVGVVFLVVGILGFIPGITTRYDDLYFAGHTSEAKLLGVFQVSILHNIVHLAFGVAGLVLSRTVHGARTFLVGGGAIYLVLWLYGLAIDHKTAANFIPVNSADNWLHLGLGVGMIALGVATTRGRR, from the coding sequence ATGGCCCACTCCCGGGCCCGCCGCAACCCCGCGGACGGCCGCGCCCTCGTGCAGCGGACCGCCGCCGTCGTCGGCGTGGTGTTCCTGGTGGTCGGGATCCTCGGCTTCATCCCCGGCATCACCACCCGGTACGACGACCTGTACTTCGCCGGGCACACCTCCGAGGCGAAGCTGCTCGGGGTGTTCCAGGTCTCGATCCTGCACAACATCGTGCACCTGGCCTTCGGCGTCGCCGGCCTGGTGCTGTCGCGCACCGTGCACGGCGCCCGGACGTTCCTCGTCGGCGGCGGCGCGATCTACCTCGTGCTGTGGCTCTACGGCCTGGCCATCGACCACAAGACGGCGGCCAACTTCATCCCGGTCAACAGCGCCGACAACTGGCTGCACCTCGGCCTCGGCGTCGGGATGATCGCCCTCGGGGTGGCCACCACCCGCGGCCGCCGCTGA